From Bacteroides uniformis:
CATTCATCCCACCGTCATTATCGGTACTCCGGGACGTATGAGCGACCATTTGAGGAAAGAAAATTTCAATGCCGCCACTGTCGTCACTCTGGTGATAGATGAATTCGACAAGTGTCTTGAGTTCGGCTTCCATGACGAGATGGCGGAGGTTATCGGACAGCTTCCCTCACTGAAAAAGCGTGTGCTTCTCTCGGCCACCGATGCAGAGGAAATACCGCAATTTGCCGGAGTAGGAGGTGATTCCCCGTCTTCCGGCTCCCGGCTCATGAAGCTTGATTTTCTTGCTCCGGAAGCTCTTGCTCCGCGTTTGCGGCTGCACAAGGTTATTTCTCCGGAGAAGGACAAGCTGGAGACCCTCTATAATCTGCTTTGTACTCTCGGCTATCATTCCACTCTGGTATTCTGCAATTATCGTGAAAGCGTGGAGCGTGTTGTTGGGTACCTGAAAGCCAGGAAGTTCCCTTGCGACATGTTTCATGGCGGTATGGAGCAACCCGACCGCGAACGTGCGCTTTACAAGTTCCGTAATGGCAGTTGCGCCGTGCTGATATCTACAGACCTTGCCGCCCGCGGACTGGATATTCCGGGTATTGAGAATGTGGTGCATTACCATCCTCCCGTAAACGAGGAAGCCTATACACACCGTAATGGACGTACCGCCCGTTGGGAGGCATCGGGAAATGCATATCTTGTCCTGCATGCCGAGGAGCGGGTACCCGAGTACATTTCTGAAGACATCGAAACGTACGAGTTTCCGGAGACGCTTCCCAAACCGGCCAAGCCCCGATGGGCTACCTTATATATAGGTAAAGGGAAAAAGGATAAGTTGAACAAGATAGATATTGTCGGCTTCTTGTATAAAAAAGGAGGGATGGCGCGTGAAGATGTCGGGCAGGTGGACGTAAAGGAACACTATGCCTTTGTAGCCGTGCGCCGCAGTAAAATGAAACAATTGTTGACGCTGGTACGCGGTGAAAAAATCAAGGGAATGAAAACTGTTATCGAGGAAGCAAAATGATTTATCTTATAAATATTCATTTTATTTGCGCTTATTCTTTTGAATATGAAGTAATGAAACCGCCTTGCTTTTAGTTTCTCTAAAAGTATTATCCTTGATAAGTAAAGATAACAAAATGGTGCATATATCTTGTATAAACCATTAAAAAGTAAGCTAAATGCGGCTTAAAAATAGAATTTCATCAGGAAAGGTTTGTTTTGAAGAAATATTTCCGTAATTTCGCAAAGTCGAAAGACATTAATGAACGAAATTGTATAACCAAAACAAACTTCAAATGAAAAAGCATAATTTCAATGCAGGACCTTCTATCCTTCCTCGTGAGGTGATTGAGAATACGGCACAAGCTATTCTTGATTTCAATGGCTCAGGCCTCTCACTGATGGAAATCAGCCACCGTGCCAAAGACTTCCAACCCGTTGTGGACGAAGCTGTGGCATTATTCAAAGAATTGCTCAATATCCCCGAAGGATATTCGGTACTGTTCTTGGGCGGTGGTGCCAGTTTGGAATTCTGCATGGTACCCTTCAACTTCCTTGAAAAGAAAGCTGCTTACCTGAATACGGGTGTATGGGCCAAGAAAGCCATGAAAGAAGCTAAGGCATTCGGTGAAGTAGTTGAAGTCGCTTCTTCCGCTGAATCTACTTATACTTATATTCCGAAGGACTATACAGTGCCTGCTGATGCAGACTATTTCCACATCACTACCAACAATACAATCTACGGTACGGAACTGAAAGAGGATTTGGACGTAAACGTTCCGATGGTGGCCGATATGTCTTCTGATATTTTCTCCCGTCCCATCGACGTATCCA
This genomic window contains:
- a CDS encoding DEAD/DEAH box helicase: MELSDILHNLKIQELTPMQEAAKEAYQSAQDLVLLSPTGSGKTLAFLLPLVQTLKADIQGVQALVLVPSRELALQIETVFKSMGTPFKAMSCYGGRPAMEEHRTMKGIHPTVIIGTPGRMSDHLRKENFNAATVVTLVIDEFDKCLEFGFHDEMAEVIGQLPSLKKRVLLSATDAEEIPQFAGVGGDSPSSGSRLMKLDFLAPEALAPRLRLHKVISPEKDKLETLYNLLCTLGYHSTLVFCNYRESVERVVGYLKARKFPCDMFHGGMEQPDRERALYKFRNGSCAVLISTDLAARGLDIPGIENVVHYHPPVNEEAYTHRNGRTARWEASGNAYLVLHAEERVPEYISEDIETYEFPETLPKPAKPRWATLYIGKGKKDKLNKIDIVGFLYKKGGMAREDVGQVDVKEHYAFVAVRRSKMKQLLTLVRGEKIKGMKTVIEEAK
- the serC gene encoding 3-phosphoserine/phosphohydroxythreonine transaminase, whose amino-acid sequence is MKKHNFNAGPSILPREVIENTAQAILDFNGSGLSLMEISHRAKDFQPVVDEAVALFKELLNIPEGYSVLFLGGGASLEFCMVPFNFLEKKAAYLNTGVWAKKAMKEAKAFGEVVEVASSAESTYTYIPKDYTVPADADYFHITTNNTIYGTELKEDLDVNVPMVADMSSDIFSRPIDVSKYICIYGGAQKNLAPSGVTFVIVKNDALGKVSRYIPTMLNYQTHVDSGSMFNTPPVVPIYAALQTLRWIKAEGGVKEMERRAIEKADMLYAEIDRNKMFVGTAAKEDRSRMNICFVMAPEYKELEADFLKFATERGMVGIKGHRSVGGFRASCYNAMPKESVQALIDCMQEFEKLH